In Erinaceus europaeus chromosome 10, mEriEur2.1, whole genome shotgun sequence, one DNA window encodes the following:
- the TPD52L3 gene encoding tumor protein D55 — protein MDPSSPESHSTRIESDPADLDFDFDGQDDFSTGHKFDSLYQELDLDFLNEDLLSQSISGTMTQTSGGTDEPHSTAKPEVLTEAEQKELKLELGKLEAEIVILRHELAAKEKHCLELKRRLGLTASMGLKQNLTKSWHDVQVSNTYMKQKTTAALSTMGSAIYRKLGDMKKSATFRSFEGLMGTIKSRVAGGRELSSDCFPSSIWSGDDPFPLPGSGNDQVAGCGDDLLPFLEAE, from the coding sequence ATGGATCCATCAAGCCCAGAGTCCCACTCCACCAGGATAGAGTCTGACCCTGCTGACCTAGATTTCGACTTTGATGGCCAAGATGATTTCTCTACTGGCCACAAGTTCGACTCCCTTTACCAAGAATTGGACCTGGACTTTCTTAACGAAGATCTTCTTTCTCAGTCCATATCAGGCACCATGACGCAGACCTCTGGGGGCACTGATGAACCCCACTCAACAGCCAAACCAGAGGTTCTCACAGAGGCCGAGCAAAAAGAACTCAAGCTAGAACTTGGTAAACTGGAGGCAGAGATTGTCATCCTACGCCATGAGCTGGCTGCTAAAGAGAAACACTGCTTGGAGCTAAAAAGAAGGCTGGGCCTCACAGCCTCAATGGGGCTAAAGCAAAATCTGACCAAGAGCTGGCACGATGTTCAGGTCTCCAACACCTACATGAAGCAAAAGACCACAGCTGCTCTGTCAACGATGGGCTCTGCCATCTACAGGAAACTTGGCGACATGAAAAAGTCGGCCACGTTCAGATCTTTTGAAGGTCTGATGGGGACAATCAAGTCCAGAGTTGCGGGTGGCAGAGAGCTCAGCAGTGACTGCTTTCCTTCTTCAATATGGAGTGGAGATGATCCATTTCCACTTCCTGGGAGTGGGAATGATCAAGTTGCTGGGTGTGGGGATGACCTACTTCCTTTTCTGGAGGCTGAATGA